From Stigmatella erecta, one genomic window encodes:
- a CDS encoding VIT and vWA domain-containing protein translates to MYATLRLLLLSTLLMPVLASAQGMLLPTLPNARPLAIKSQRVTVAIQDGTAVTRVEQTFQNDGPSQLEAHYIFPLPRGAALSEFYLWINGKKTKGELLERDKATNIYEGIVRRLADPGLLEYVDSDVFRVRVFPVPARGEQKVELAFSQVLNFSAGLYHYHYPLGATAQQGQPADWRQVGGTAKNDFTFSAKVSSKVPLKSIYSPTHPMDVSRRGETEAVVGLEQVNGADLSKDVDLYFSVSDKAVGLSLLTYKEAAEPGYFLALIAPKTEVSPSEVAAKRVTFVIDTSGSMQGNRMQIAKDALKYCVTRLNAKDTFNVVRFSTDVEALFPALKAANSENVQKAVAFVEGLEAMGGTAIDEALVRGLQDNDGTSPAPHLLLFITDGQPTIGETDEGAIAQHAKAGRKAKTRLFTFGVGEDLNARLLDRLAADGAGSSDFVRDGKEFETKISSFYDKVSHPVLSDLALELSSIDAYDLYPRKLPDLFKGTQLVVMGRYRKSGDAKAVLTGYVNGEKRTFEYGTTAPKEATRDGFIPRLWAIRKVGFLLEEIRLRGERPELRDEVISLAKKFGIVTPYTSYLVVEDTPLVVTPSPVMRPGEMNEESSGAGFSQSPRRGGGGVPAPAPALAAPAESLARADGKGSVAVSREMKKMKEEERGPSASEPVRVAAGRTFLYRDGSWIDSEALAQPGKQLQIKFLSKGYFALLQARPELKAAFALGDRVVVVVAPGKSLRVGPEGEEDEAKVRAFLK, encoded by the coding sequence GCCCCTCGCAGCTGGAGGCCCACTACATCTTCCCGCTGCCCCGGGGCGCCGCGCTCTCGGAGTTCTACCTGTGGATCAACGGGAAGAAGACGAAGGGCGAGCTGCTCGAACGCGACAAGGCCACGAACATCTATGAAGGCATCGTCCGGCGCCTGGCGGACCCCGGGCTGCTGGAGTACGTGGACTCGGATGTGTTCCGGGTCCGGGTCTTCCCGGTGCCCGCGCGGGGCGAGCAGAAGGTGGAGCTGGCCTTCAGCCAGGTGCTGAACTTCTCCGCGGGCCTGTACCACTACCACTACCCGCTCGGGGCGACGGCCCAGCAGGGGCAGCCCGCGGACTGGCGGCAGGTGGGGGGCACGGCGAAGAACGACTTCACCTTCAGCGCGAAGGTGTCCTCGAAGGTGCCGCTCAAGAGCATCTATTCCCCCACGCACCCGATGGACGTGTCCCGCCGCGGCGAGACGGAGGCGGTGGTGGGGCTGGAGCAGGTGAACGGCGCGGACCTGTCCAAGGACGTGGACCTCTACTTCTCGGTCTCGGACAAGGCGGTGGGGCTGTCGCTGCTCACCTATAAGGAGGCGGCCGAGCCCGGCTACTTCCTCGCGCTCATCGCGCCGAAGACGGAGGTGAGCCCCAGTGAGGTGGCCGCCAAGCGCGTCACCTTCGTCATCGACACCTCGGGCTCGATGCAGGGCAACCGGATGCAGATCGCCAAGGACGCCCTGAAGTACTGCGTGACGCGGCTCAACGCGAAGGACACCTTCAACGTGGTGCGCTTCTCCACGGACGTGGAGGCGCTGTTTCCCGCGCTGAAGGCCGCGAACTCCGAGAACGTCCAGAAGGCGGTCGCGTTCGTGGAGGGGCTGGAGGCCATGGGGGGCACGGCCATCGACGAGGCCCTGGTGCGAGGCCTCCAGGACAACGACGGCACGTCTCCGGCGCCCCACCTGCTCCTGTTCATCACGGATGGCCAGCCCACCATCGGAGAGACGGACGAGGGCGCCATCGCCCAGCACGCCAAGGCAGGGCGCAAGGCGAAGACGCGCCTGTTCACCTTCGGCGTGGGGGAAGACCTCAACGCGCGCTTGCTGGACCGGCTCGCGGCCGATGGGGCGGGGAGCTCGGACTTCGTCCGGGACGGCAAGGAGTTCGAGACGAAGATCTCCAGCTTCTACGACAAGGTGAGCCACCCGGTGCTGTCGGACCTGGCGCTGGAGCTGTCCTCCATCGACGCGTACGATCTCTATCCGCGCAAGCTGCCGGACCTCTTCAAGGGAACGCAGCTCGTGGTGATGGGCCGCTACCGGAAGTCCGGGGACGCGAAGGCGGTGCTCACGGGCTACGTGAACGGCGAGAAGCGGACCTTCGAGTACGGCACCACCGCGCCCAAGGAGGCCACGCGGGACGGCTTCATTCCCCGGCTGTGGGCCATCCGCAAGGTGGGCTTCCTGCTGGAGGAGATCCGCCTGCGCGGCGAGCGTCCCGAGCTGCGCGATGAGGTGATTTCGCTCGCCAAGAAGTTCGGAATCGTCACGCCGTACACCAGCTACCTGGTGGTGGAGGACACGCCGCTGGTGGTCACGCCGTCGCCCGTCATGCGCCCCGGAGAGATGAACGAGGAGTCCTCCGGCGCTGGCTTCTCACAATCCCCCCGGAGGGGCGGGGGCGGTGTCCCGGCGCCCGCGCCCGCGCTCGCCGCACCGGCCGAATCGCTCGCGAGGGCGGACGGAAAGGGCAGCGTGGCCGTCTCCCGCGAGATGAAGAAGATGAAGGAAGAGGAGCGAGGGCCCTCGGCGAGCGAGCCGGTGCGGGTGGCCGCGGGCAGGACGTTCCTCTACCGGGACGGAAGCTGGATCGACTCCGAGGCGCTCGCCCAGCCGGGCAAGCAACTCCAGATCAAATTCCTCTCGAAGGGCTACTTCGCGCTGCTTCAGGCTCGTCCGGAGCTGAAGGCCGCGTTCGCCCTGGGAGACCGGGTGGTGGTCGTGGTGGCCCCAGGAAAAAGCCTGCGCGTCGGACCAGAGGGAGAAGAAGACGAGGCCAAGGTCCGCGCCTTCCTGAAATAA